A genome region from Nocardia sp. NBC_01730 includes the following:
- a CDS encoding PadR family transcriptional regulator encodes MPELGPQDHIVLGLIARHGPLTPYELKAKLEESVDYFWPVPHAQLYRIPVRLAEHGLLDEEAEQGGRRRRLFHLTDMGRAELKRWLADPQSPPAETRDPAQLKLFFADLGAPRDVVALAESQAAEHRRLLDLYRSLHAEIDRADQIRAASRARVLRLGILHEQAYVEFWEDLAADPAEHGRRR; translated from the coding sequence ATGCCGGAACTCGGGCCGCAGGACCACATCGTGCTCGGGTTGATCGCCCGGCATGGGCCGCTCACCCCGTACGAGCTCAAGGCCAAACTCGAGGAGAGCGTCGACTACTTCTGGCCCGTGCCGCATGCGCAGCTGTATCGAATTCCCGTACGTCTGGCCGAGCATGGCCTGCTCGACGAGGAGGCCGAGCAGGGAGGGCGGCGGCGGCGACTCTTCCATCTGACCGACATGGGCCGGGCCGAACTGAAGCGTTGGCTCGCCGATCCACAGAGTCCGCCCGCGGAGACCCGCGACCCCGCGCAGCTCAAACTCTTCTTCGCCGATCTCGGCGCCCCACGTGATGTGGTGGCGCTCGCGGAAAGCCAGGCCGCAGAGCATCGCCGCCTGCTCGATCTCTATCGATCACTGCACGCCGAGATAGATCGGGCCGACCAGATCCGGGCGGCCTCGCGCGCACGCGTCCTCCGGCTCGGCATCCTGCACGAGCAGGCATATGTCGAGTTCTGGGAAGACCTCGCCGCCGACCCCGCCGAACACGGCAGGCGGAGGTAG
- a CDS encoding DUF459 domain-containing protein, with amino-acid sequence MSGDLRVCFIGDSFVAGVGDPRCLGWAGRLAVTSHEEGVPLTYYNLGVRRQTSVEILARWHAECAPRLPKGVDARVVLSFGVNDAMHENGRPRTTPEESVANLAKLLAQTAEHGWPVLMVAPPPIDDAEHNVRTEALDERFARTCATAEVPYVRVHQPLCDNAVWAAEVRAGDGAHPGAAGYEEVTALIAPRWREWLSR; translated from the coding sequence GTGAGTGGTGACCTGCGTGTGTGTTTCATCGGAGATTCGTTCGTCGCCGGTGTCGGCGACCCACGCTGCCTCGGTTGGGCGGGTCGTCTCGCCGTCACGTCCCACGAGGAGGGTGTGCCGCTCACGTACTACAACCTTGGGGTGCGCAGACAGACATCAGTCGAGATCCTCGCTCGCTGGCACGCCGAGTGCGCTCCCAGACTCCCCAAAGGCGTAGACGCCAGGGTGGTGCTGTCGTTCGGCGTGAACGACGCCATGCATGAGAACGGCCGTCCACGTACCACTCCGGAGGAGTCGGTGGCCAATCTGGCGAAATTGCTCGCGCAGACCGCCGAGCACGGCTGGCCGGTGCTGATGGTCGCGCCGCCGCCGATCGACGACGCCGAGCACAATGTCCGCACCGAGGCGCTCGACGAGCGGTTCGCGCGGACCTGCGCGACGGCGGAGGTGCCGTACGTGCGCGTCCACCAACCCCTGTGCGACAACGCGGTGTGGGCTGCCGAGGTACGCGCAGGTGACGGCGCACATCCGGGCGCGGCGGGCTACGAGGAGGTGACGGCGCTGATCGCACCGCGGTGGCGGGAGTGGCTGTCGCGCTGA
- a CDS encoding 2OG-Fe(II) oxygenase family protein, which produces MVVVVVTTDSAPQWFAELFAHRRWIRRIQPFPHVYARDVFVPEFYQRLTDELDRVRRERPELFGAIAEGYSADGVQLAELRDGPLAVFTSREWHDLVAQVGGVEATGDIEGSVHHHAPGSPFGWPHNDLNPAWFPGEPPGPDEVRVPDDTVDTKTGARAPDVVARETVRAVAVLFYLGNPGWAPGDGGETALYDHVADGNALPSVTLVPPLDNSLVLFEVTPRSWHTFAGNNAKDRNSVVMWVHRTRADAEQRWGGDRIVHW; this is translated from the coding sequence ATGGTGGTGGTGGTGGTGACAACCGACTCGGCGCCGCAGTGGTTCGCGGAGTTGTTCGCGCATCGGCGCTGGATTCGCCGCATTCAGCCGTTCCCGCACGTGTACGCCCGCGACGTGTTCGTTCCCGAGTTCTATCAGCGGCTGACCGACGAGCTGGACCGGGTGCGCCGCGAGCGCCCCGAACTGTTCGGGGCGATCGCCGAGGGCTACAGCGCCGACGGAGTCCAGCTGGCTGAACTGCGCGACGGCCCGCTCGCGGTATTCACCTCACGGGAGTGGCACGACCTGGTCGCCCAGGTCGGCGGGGTCGAGGCGACCGGCGATATCGAGGGGTCGGTGCACCATCACGCGCCCGGCAGCCCGTTCGGCTGGCCGCACAACGACTTGAATCCAGCCTGGTTCCCCGGAGAACCGCCGGGCCCCGACGAGGTGCGGGTGCCGGACGACACGGTGGATACCAAGACCGGTGCTCGCGCCCCGGATGTGGTCGCACGGGAGACCGTGCGCGCCGTCGCGGTGCTGTTCTATCTCGGCAATCCGGGGTGGGCACCGGGTGACGGCGGCGAGACCGCCCTCTATGACCATGTCGCGGACGGGAATGCGCTGCCTTCGGTGACCCTCGTTCCGCCGCTGGACAATTCGCTCGTTCTGTTCGAGGTCACGCCGCGCAGCTGGCACACCTTCGCGGGCAACAACGCCAAAGACCGCAACAGCGTGGTGATGTGGGTCCACCGCACACGGGCGGACGCCGAGCAGCGCTGGGGAGGAGATCGGATTGTCCACTGGTGA
- a CDS encoding SDR family NAD(P)-dependent oxidoreductase produces the protein MSTGERRVCLLTGASGTLGDAFCRAYYQDYDIVAVCRTRTPDTPSQLKWYVDPLAPKTPVPDNESRVFVVRADLTQPGEVERVVDLALARFGQVDLLVNNAAQVRLHPRGIVDGDAALEQFDPHFALNVSVPLRFSARLAQRSWLHAGDENRSRNRNIVNVSSISGSEVYPGQTVYSASKAALDHLTRGIAAEFAEFGVRANAIAPNSFPALVPTERVAQAIAELDASSLSGGVFGVGVEPEELAGSRRVGLDAESY, from the coding sequence TTGTCCACTGGTGAACGCCGCGTCTGCCTGCTAACCGGCGCGAGCGGGACACTGGGCGACGCCTTCTGCCGCGCCTACTATCAGGACTACGACATCGTGGCCGTGTGCCGCACGCGCACACCCGACACACCGTCGCAGTTGAAGTGGTATGTAGATCCACTGGCGCCGAAAACACCGGTGCCGGACAACGAGTCACGCGTCTTCGTGGTTCGCGCCGACCTGACCCAGCCGGGCGAGGTCGAGCGCGTGGTGGACTTGGCGCTGGCCCGGTTCGGCCAGGTCGACCTGCTGGTGAACAATGCCGCGCAGGTCCGGCTGCACCCGCGCGGCATCGTCGACGGCGACGCCGCGCTGGAACAGTTCGATCCGCACTTCGCGCTGAATGTGAGTGTGCCGCTGCGTTTTTCGGCGCGCCTCGCGCAACGATCCTGGCTACACGCAGGCGACGAGAACCGCTCGCGCAACCGCAATATCGTCAACGTCTCCAGCATCTCCGGCTCCGAGGTGTACCCCGGACAGACGGTGTACTCGGCGTCGAAGGCCGCGCTCGATCACCTGACCCGCGGTATCGCCGCCGAGTTCGCGGAGTTCGGTGTGCGGGCGAATGCCATCGCGCCCAATAGCTTTCCCGCGCTGGTGCCCACGGAGCGGGTCGCCCAGGCGATCGCCGAGCTGGACGCAAGCAGCCTGTCCGGTGGTGTCTTCGGGGTCGGCGTCGAGCCGGAGGAGCTGGCCGGCAGCCGCCGAGTCGGGCTCGACGCCGAATCGTACTGA
- a CDS encoding SDR family NAD(P)-dependent oxidoreductase: MAVQDTDLTGKTVVVTGASSGIGAAAAAQLAARGASVAVVGRSPERTAEVAAQVSAEPFVADFARFDDVRELAARLLARYSRIDVLANNAGGTWPERTVTDDGNELTFQVNHLSPFLLTNLLLERLLQSHARVVNTASMTYRTAKLNLDTINAPTGSFKQLGEYGATKLANILFTRELARRTEGTGLTTAAFHPGVVATRVYDTAPFGLRWFIRSPLSRPIFIRPDKGAEPLVYLATTENDAAINGRYFHRLELEPPRNKLAVDPDLAQRLWTLSEQVTGIGSVG; the protein is encoded by the coding sequence ATGGCAGTGCAGGACACGGATCTGACCGGGAAGACGGTGGTGGTGACCGGCGCAAGCTCGGGCATCGGCGCCGCGGCGGCGGCGCAGCTCGCGGCCCGCGGGGCGTCGGTCGCGGTGGTCGGGCGATCGCCGGAACGCACGGCGGAGGTCGCCGCGCAGGTCAGCGCGGAGCCGTTCGTGGCCGACTTCGCCCGCTTCGACGACGTGCGTGAGCTGGCCGCCCGGCTGCTGGCCCGCTACTCGCGCATCGACGTGCTCGCCAACAACGCGGGCGGCACCTGGCCCGAGCGCACCGTCACCGACGACGGCAACGAACTCACCTTCCAGGTCAATCACCTGTCGCCGTTTCTGCTGACCAACCTGCTGCTGGAGCGTTTGCTGCAGTCGCACGCCAGGGTGGTCAACACCGCGAGCATGACCTACCGGACGGCGAAGCTGAACTTGGACACGATCAACGCGCCGACCGGTTCGTTCAAGCAACTCGGCGAGTACGGCGCGACGAAGCTGGCCAACATCCTGTTCACCAGGGAGCTGGCCCGGCGTACCGAGGGCACCGGCCTCACCACCGCGGCCTTCCATCCCGGTGTGGTCGCCACCCGCGTTTACGACACCGCGCCGTTCGGTCTCCGCTGGTTCATCCGGTCTCCGCTGTCGCGCCCCATCTTCATCCGCCCCGACAAGGGCGCCGAGCCGCTGGTGTACCTGGCCACCACCGAGAACGACGCGGCGATCAACGGCCGGTACTTCCACCGCCTCGAGCTGGAGCCGCCGCGTAACAAGCTGGCTGTAGACCCGGATCTCGCGCAGCGGCTATGGACACTGTCCGAGCAGGTCACGGGCATCGGATCGGTCGGGTAA
- a CDS encoding polysaccharide deacetylase family protein, whose amino-acid sequence MDNELFDYSPIVDRAPLHWPSGARVAFYVGLNVEHYQVDRPSTSIFSGTAGLAPDPLNYGWRDYGPRVGIWRVIEALDRHGIRASALLNSDVAERNPQIIAAGVRRNWAWLAHGKNNSIFQADMSVDDERAYLADLVATIERATGRRPRGWMGPALTETFHTPRLLAELGLNYVLDWTNDDQPYRLNVPGVLSVPYSVELNDNTLFLGKATSGPDFVRIVEDQLDQLYAESADSGRVMALALHPFVIGQAFRIKYLDQALGAVANHPGVWLTTSDEIAEHYAVVSGLAQSARSDDHRFS is encoded by the coding sequence ATGGACAACGAACTTTTCGACTACAGCCCGATCGTCGACCGCGCGCCGCTGCACTGGCCCAGCGGCGCCAGGGTGGCGTTCTATGTCGGTCTCAACGTCGAGCACTACCAGGTGGACCGCCCGTCCACGAGCATTTTTTCCGGCACCGCGGGACTCGCACCCGATCCGTTGAACTACGGTTGGCGCGACTACGGACCGCGGGTCGGCATCTGGCGGGTGATCGAGGCGCTCGACCGGCATGGCATCCGAGCCAGTGCACTGCTCAATTCCGATGTTGCCGAGCGCAATCCGCAGATCATCGCGGCAGGCGTGCGGCGGAACTGGGCGTGGCTGGCGCACGGCAAGAATAACTCGATCTTCCAGGCCGACATGTCGGTGGACGACGAACGCGCCTATCTCGCCGACCTCGTCGCCACCATCGAACGGGCGACCGGCCGCAGGCCGCGTGGCTGGATGGGGCCCGCGCTCACCGAGACCTTCCACACCCCGCGGCTGCTTGCCGAACTCGGGTTGAACTACGTGCTCGACTGGACCAACGACGACCAGCCGTACCGACTGAATGTGCCGGGTGTGCTCAGCGTTCCCTACTCGGTGGAGCTGAACGACAACACGTTGTTTCTGGGCAAGGCGACCAGCGGCCCGGATTTCGTGCGGATCGTCGAAGACCAGCTCGACCAGCTCTACGCCGAGTCCGCTGACAGCGGCCGCGTGATGGCTCTTGCCCTGCACCCGTTCGTGATCGGACAGGCATTCCGGATCAAATACCTCGACCAGGCGCTCGGGGCCGTGGCGAACCATCCCGGCGTCTGGTTGACGACCAGCGACGAGATCGCCGAACACTACGCGGTCGTGTCGGGTCTTGCCCAATCCGCGCGATCCGATGATCATCGGTTCAGTTAG
- a CDS encoding lysylphosphatidylglycerol synthase domain-containing protein gives MRVDGREIPVTGNLLQPLIRRTSDIVRVVIAALWVAVVIAASLITRPEWLALERSVSNIVGFLNPDQSNLVYLVYGMAILALPFAILIELVIGRQWKLLAGYAAAGLVAGLLLSITGTGLSTPRWHLQVPDRLDTFLSQFLDDPRWIAMLAAVLTVSSPWLPTRPRRWLWFLLLAFAPIHLVVSTVVPARAMFGLAVGWLVGAVIVLVVGTPALEVPLAAAARVLAERGHTVIGFTVLHPAGRGPLVLVAAIDGPERELIVEMYGKNQRSFGALHQLWRWLTFRTSETAALHGSMHRAVEHRALMAIAIGDLGLASCTQVAVAALSRGWVLFAHTQPQGTPIAEVSGDLLPGVWQALDTLHRGQISHGDLRPTDIRIADGAAVFSGFGSAEFGASDKQMQSDVAQLLVTTTAVFGKEPAVRAAIDALGEQRVLTAASRLTKSAIPLGIRKAVPEWKAALSAARDEVRKQTGQDRIEAEQITRFSRNQIIQLVLLIGLVYVAYPFISAVPTFFTQLTTANWWWALLGLAVSGLTYLGAAAALWACASGAVSFRNLVIMQIANTFAATTTPARVGGLALSVRFLQKGGIGAVRATAAVALQQAVQVITHVSLLVVFSIAAGTSTDLSHFVPDATVLYLLAGVGVGIVGTFMFVPKLRRWLNNSVRPQLQEVLGELAELARDPKRFSVIILGGAAVTLGLAGALWASVQAFGGGTTFVTVTIVTMIGGTLASAAPTPGGVGAVEAALIGGLGAFGLPVGIAVPAVLLYRVLTCWLPVFCGWPTMRWLASKNLI, from the coding sequence ATGCGAGTCGACGGGCGGGAGATCCCGGTCACGGGTAACCTGCTGCAGCCGCTGATCCGTCGGACAAGTGACATCGTCCGTGTCGTCATCGCGGCGCTGTGGGTCGCGGTCGTCATCGCGGCGTCGCTGATCACGCGGCCGGAATGGCTGGCCCTGGAGCGCTCGGTCTCCAATATCGTCGGTTTCCTCAATCCCGACCAGTCGAACCTGGTGTATCTGGTCTACGGCATGGCGATCCTGGCCTTGCCGTTCGCGATCCTGATCGAGCTGGTCATCGGCCGGCAGTGGAAACTGCTGGCAGGCTATGCCGCGGCCGGGCTGGTCGCCGGGCTGCTGCTGTCCATCACCGGCACCGGGCTGTCCACCCCGAGGTGGCACCTGCAGGTGCCGGACCGGTTGGACACGTTCCTCTCTCAGTTCCTGGACGATCCGCGCTGGATCGCGATGCTCGCGGCCGTGCTCACCGTCTCCAGCCCGTGGCTGCCTACTCGACCGCGGCGCTGGCTGTGGTTCCTGCTGCTCGCGTTCGCGCCGATCCACCTAGTGGTCAGCACCGTGGTGCCCGCGCGGGCGATGTTCGGTCTCGCGGTCGGCTGGCTGGTCGGCGCGGTGATCGTGCTCGTGGTCGGCACGCCCGCGCTGGAGGTCCCGCTCGCCGCCGCCGCCCGGGTGCTCGCGGAGCGCGGGCACACGGTGATCGGGTTCACTGTCTTGCATCCGGCGGGTCGCGGACCGCTGGTGCTCGTGGCGGCCATCGATGGCCCGGAACGCGAGCTGATCGTCGAGATGTACGGCAAGAACCAGCGCAGCTTCGGCGCGCTGCACCAGCTGTGGCGCTGGCTCACCTTCCGTACCAGCGAAACCGCCGCGCTGCACGGGTCCATGCACCGCGCGGTCGAGCATCGCGCGCTGATGGCGATCGCCATCGGCGACCTCGGACTGGCCAGCTGCACCCAGGTTGCGGTCGCGGCGCTCTCGCGCGGCTGGGTGCTCTTCGCGCACACCCAACCGCAGGGCACGCCGATCGCCGAAGTATCCGGCGACCTGCTGCCCGGCGTGTGGCAGGCGCTGGACACCCTGCACCGGGGCCAGATCTCACACGGCGACCTCCGACCGACCGATATTCGAATCGCGGACGGCGCAGCCGTGTTCAGCGGCTTCGGCAGCGCCGAGTTCGGCGCGTCGGACAAGCAGATGCAGTCGGACGTCGCACAGTTGCTCGTGACGACCACCGCGGTCTTCGGCAAGGAACCCGCCGTGCGCGCGGCCATTGATGCGCTCGGTGAGCAGCGAGTACTCACCGCGGCGAGCCGATTGACCAAGTCCGCCATACCGCTCGGGATCCGCAAGGCGGTCCCGGAGTGGAAGGCCGCGCTGTCCGCGGCCCGCGACGAAGTCCGCAAGCAGACCGGACAGGACCGGATCGAGGCCGAGCAGATCACCCGTTTCTCCCGCAACCAGATCATCCAACTGGTGCTGCTGATCGGCCTCGTGTACGTCGCCTACCCGTTCATCAGCGCGGTTCCGACCTTCTTCACCCAGCTGACGACGGCGAACTGGTGGTGGGCACTACTCGGGCTCGCGGTCTCGGGGCTGACCTATCTCGGTGCGGCGGCGGCGCTGTGGGCCTGCGCATCCGGCGCGGTGAGCTTCCGGAATCTGGTGATCATGCAGATCGCCAACACCTTCGCCGCGACAACCACCCCGGCTCGCGTCGGCGGGCTCGCGTTGAGCGTGCGCTTCCTGCAGAAGGGCGGCATCGGTGCGGTGCGGGCCACCGCCGCCGTCGCGCTGCAGCAAGCGGTGCAGGTGATCACCCACGTCAGCCTGCTCGTCGTATTCAGCATCGCGGCGGGCACCTCGACGGATCTCTCGCACTTCGTCCCCGACGCCACGGTGCTGTATCTGCTCGCCGGTGTCGGCGTCGGCATTGTCGGCACCTTCATGTTCGTGCCGAAATTGCGCCGGTGGCTGAACAATTCTGTCCGCCCGCAATTGCAGGAGGTGCTCGGCGAACTCGCCGAGCTGGCGCGCGATCCCAAACGGTTCTCGGTGATCATCCTCGGCGGCGCGGCGGTCACACTCGGCCTCGCCGGCGCACTGTGGGCCAGTGTGCAGGCGTTCGGCGGCGGCACGACCTTCGTCACCGTCACCATCGTCACCATGATCGGCGGCACGCTGGCCTCGGCGGCACCCACCCCCGGCGGTGTTGGCGCGGTCGAGGCCGCGCTGATCGGTGGTCTCGGCGCCTTCGGCCTGCCAGTGGGCATCGCGGTACCCGCCGTGCTGCTGTACCGCGTGCTCACCTGTTGGCTTCCGGTGTTCTGCGGCTGGCCGACCATGCGCTGGCTGGCGTCGAAGAATCTGATCTAG
- a CDS encoding cysteine hydrolase: protein MAIPGIPAAVLALHWQVNVIRPEGFFGPMLAAPVAASGVVTCATDFHAAARALALPVVFTRFTIPVGEGELVRNTGFMRSVGAAQTEFRPDSPGTAIISEMAAQPTEVFDNQKLSGLAGSKLPEWLADRGIETLFVTGVATNLTVEQTARHGTDLGFTVHPVADCVAAAGVEAHEAALTNLELVTAGNVTAAHALEIAGGR, encoded by the coding sequence ATGGCGATCCCAGGTATCCCCGCCGCCGTGCTGGCGCTGCACTGGCAGGTGAATGTCATTCGGCCGGAGGGCTTTTTCGGTCCGATGCTGGCTGCCCCGGTCGCGGCCAGTGGCGTTGTGACCTGCGCTACGGACTTTCATGCCGCGGCTCGCGCGCTTGCGCTGCCGGTGGTCTTCACCCGGTTCACCATCCCCGTCGGCGAGGGTGAACTCGTGCGCAACACCGGCTTCATGCGCTCGGTCGGTGCGGCGCAGACCGAGTTCCGGCCCGATTCCCCCGGTACCGCGATTATTTCGGAGATGGCGGCACAGCCGACGGAAGTATTCGACAACCAGAAGCTGTCCGGGCTGGCGGGCAGCAAACTTCCGGAGTGGTTGGCGGATAGGGGTATCGAGACGCTTTTCGTCACGGGAGTGGCGACCAATCTGACTGTCGAGCAGACCGCGAGGCACGGCACCGACCTAGGGTTCACGGTGCATCCGGTGGCCGACTGCGTGGCCGCGGCCGGCGTGGAAGCGCACGAAGCCGCCTTGACCAATCTCGAACTCGTCACGGCGGGCAATGTGACCGCGGCGCACGCGCTGGAGATCGCCGGAGGTCGCTGA
- the fadD5 gene encoding fatty-acid--CoA ligase FadD5, with protein MTTGAAALDEPIRSRRNHWNNQIAVHAQMRPDAVAVRFRGVDTTWRQLRERSLKFADGLARRGVGFGDRVLILALNYPEYLEAVFGINALGAIAVPVNFRLTPPEVAYIVSDSGAKSVVTDTLLRPLATAVRAQAPTLTTCVVIGGKSGDGVIGFDDLLAEAGELHTPLDIPEDTPSLIMYTSGTTGSPKGAVLTYANMNAQALTCIRALAMEPDSVVLCSSPLFHIAGLGSLAPAFLLGSKTVLHPLGAFDAGQFLDALEREQATSAFCVPAQWQLVCDHPTVKDRKLALEVLSWGAAPASDTVLRAMADCFPNAFNVAVFGQTEMSPITCVLEGKDAIRKSGSVGKPIPTIQARIVDDETNDVPPGEVGEIVYRGPTLMQGYWNKPEDTAQAFAGGWFHSGDLVRQDEDGFVYVVDRKKDMIISGGENIYCAEVENVLFAHPKIREAAVVGRSHEKWGEVPVAVVALRDPDDELTLAELEPFLNENLARYKHPKDLVLVPELPRNASGKVMKVRLRKDYSS; from the coding sequence ATGACCACCGGTGCGGCAGCGCTCGATGAACCGATCAGGTCGCGGCGTAACCATTGGAACAACCAGATCGCGGTGCACGCGCAGATGCGCCCGGACGCGGTCGCGGTGCGATTCCGGGGTGTGGATACCACCTGGCGGCAGCTGCGCGAGCGGTCGCTGAAATTCGCCGATGGGCTCGCGCGCCGCGGCGTCGGCTTCGGCGACCGCGTGCTGATCCTCGCGCTGAACTACCCCGAATACCTCGAGGCGGTGTTCGGCATCAACGCACTCGGCGCCATCGCAGTCCCGGTCAACTTCCGGCTCACGCCACCCGAGGTCGCCTACATCGTGAGCGACAGTGGCGCCAAGTCGGTCGTTACCGACACTCTGCTGCGGCCGCTGGCCACCGCGGTGCGGGCGCAAGCGCCGACCCTGACGACCTGCGTGGTGATCGGCGGCAAGTCCGGCGACGGCGTGATCGGCTTCGACGACCTGCTCGCCGAAGCGGGTGAACTGCACACTCCGCTGGACATTCCCGAGGACACCCCGAGCCTGATCATGTACACCTCGGGCACCACGGGCAGCCCGAAGGGCGCGGTGCTGACCTACGCGAACATGAACGCCCAGGCGCTCACCTGCATCCGGGCCCTCGCGATGGAACCGGATTCGGTCGTGCTGTGCAGCTCGCCGCTGTTCCACATCGCCGGACTCGGCAGTCTCGCACCGGCTTTCCTGCTCGGCTCGAAAACCGTGCTGCACCCGCTCGGTGCGTTCGACGCCGGTCAGTTCCTCGACGCATTGGAGCGAGAGCAGGCCACCTCGGCGTTCTGCGTGCCCGCGCAGTGGCAGCTGGTGTGCGATCACCCGACCGTGAAAGACCGCAAGCTCGCCCTCGAGGTGCTCAGCTGGGGCGCGGCGCCCGCGTCGGATACCGTGCTGCGCGCCATGGCGGACTGCTTTCCGAACGCGTTCAACGTCGCGGTGTTCGGCCAGACCGAGATGTCGCCTATTACCTGCGTGCTGGAGGGCAAGGACGCGATCCGCAAGTCCGGTTCGGTCGGGAAACCCATCCCGACCATCCAGGCGCGCATCGTGGACGACGAGACGAATGACGTTCCGCCGGGCGAGGTGGGCGAAATCGTCTACCGCGGACCGACTCTCATGCAGGGCTACTGGAACAAGCCTGAGGACACCGCGCAGGCGTTCGCGGGCGGCTGGTTCCATTCCGGCGACCTGGTCCGCCAGGATGAGGATGGCTTCGTCTATGTGGTGGACCGCAAGAAGGACATGATCATCTCCGGCGGCGAGAACATCTACTGTGCCGAGGTGGAGAACGTGCTCTTCGCGCACCCGAAGATTCGGGAGGCCGCGGTGGTGGGCCGCTCGCACGAGAAGTGGGGTGAGGTGCCGGTCGCGGTCGTCGCACTGCGCGACCCGGACGACGAGCTGACCCTGGCCGAGTTGGAGCCGTTCCTCAACGAGAACCTGGCCCGCTACAAGCACCCCAAAGATCTGGTGCTGGTGCCCGAGCTGCCCCGCAACGCGAGCGGAAAAGTGATGAAAGTGCGGCTGCGCAAGGACTATTCGTCCTGA
- a CDS encoding MBL fold metallo-hydrolase, translating into MTEPDSGADARAERTPTLPTVLRCCAALAAMPGRLLRPRRPDTALLANLEVTPLPSASAAVRLTVLTQATMSVPTTIVAEGVRSLREMRLSMGAFLIEHPEARFLVDPALCSGVHDRVLPELPFPVPLLVAPDKPVLGLSDALAARDIAGSDIDFVVPTHLHWDHVSGLLELPSSVEIRLPAVEYDWAMGGPHAPIGVARGPLRNRSFDRFELDGPPVLSFPRSKDLFGDGSVLLVDLAGHTPGSIGVLLAVDDGSRVLFAGDAVWSKLQVDLLREKAPMPGRLFDADRDAAFATIHRLHALPDGIELIAGHDYAAVTARAAR; encoded by the coding sequence ATGCCCGCGCCGAGCGCACCCCGACCCTGCCCACCGTGCTGCGCTGCTGCGCCGCGCTGGCCGCAATGCCGGGCCGGTTGCTGCGCCCGCGCCGCCCAGACACCGCACTGCTGGCAAACCTCGAGGTGACGCCGCTCCCCTCGGCGAGCGCAGCCGTACGGCTGACCGTGCTGACGCAGGCCACCATGTCCGTACCGACCACCATCGTTGCCGAGGGCGTGCGCAGCCTGCGTGAGATGCGGCTGTCGATGGGGGCGTTCCTGATCGAGCATCCCGAGGCGCGCTTCCTGGTCGATCCCGCGTTGTGCTCGGGCGTGCACGACCGGGTGCTTCCCGAACTTCCGTTCCCGGTTCCGCTGCTCGTCGCTCCGGACAAGCCGGTACTCGGCCTGTCCGACGCGCTCGCCGCGCGCGATATCGCGGGCTCCGATATCGATTTCGTGGTGCCTACCCATCTGCACTGGGATCACGTGTCAGGCCTACTGGAGCTGCCGTCGTCGGTCGAAATCCGTTTGCCCGCAGTGGAATACGACTGGGCGATGGGTGGGCCGCACGCCCCGATCGGCGTGGCGCGCGGCCCGCTGCGGAATCGGTCCTTCGACCGCTTCGAATTGGACGGCCCACCGGTGCTGAGTTTTCCGCGCAGCAAGGATCTGTTCGGCGACGGTTCGGTGCTGCTGGTGGATCTCGCGGGCCATACCCCGGGCAGCATCGGCGTGTTGCTCGCGGTGGACGACGGCAGCCGGGTGCTGTTCGCGGGCGACGCCGTCTGGAGCAAGCTGCAGGTCGATCTGCTGCGCGAGAAGGCGCCGATGCCCGGCCGGCTGTTCGACGCCGACCGGGACGCCGCCTTCGCCACGATCCACCGCCTGCACGCGCTGCCTGACGGCATCGAACTGATCGCTGGTCACGACTACGCGGCAGTCACCGCGCGCGCGGCCAGGTAA